A stretch of DNA from Lycium ferocissimum isolate CSIRO_LF1 chromosome 4, AGI_CSIRO_Lferr_CH_V1, whole genome shotgun sequence:
TTGACTTGTGTGTTATGGAACATACCGGAGTGATTATTAGCAAACAATATACTAAGTAGTCTCAACAAATATCCAAGCCAGGCACACATGAATTACTGGTCCCACCCTTTCGTTCCCGATTATTGCAGGAAGTTCTACTAGTATGTTGCAAAAGCACAACACATCAAACTCACCAATTTCTGGAAATATGTATCTATCCACCCTTCATCAATCATGATGGACTAAAAATTATGTGTCACTGGATTGACGCCAGTACACATATGATAAGAAAGTAAACTTGCTACAAAGAGTGATTTCTATTGTTTCAAGAGAAATTTTGCAGCAACTGACAAAACGACGCCTTCTTCAAATTCCAGGGAATCGAAAATAGAGCGGAACACATCACATTGAGATATATAACTCTAGTGTCTCGTCGGAACACCAAAGGCTTCCAATGAAATGCAATTAAAGATTTAGCATGACTCGATAAAACACAACATCTTGATCGTGTTCTGGTtgcaagtgtaagaaactcagcCAACCAATCAAGCTCTTAAAGATGCAACAAGAACAGCAGACTCAACAACCTTCTCACTACACTATTAAGAGTTTTCTCCCTGAGTGTTTGTTTACCATGtactatttaattttttttttttttgggaacaGACTATTTAATTTTCCTTCTCACTATTGGTTGTTTGGAATTTAAAACTGGACACTGTGTCGCCCAATATTGTGAGGGTTTGCCCACGTTCTTTCAATTaagctcaagagaaaacaaggaGGACAACTGATGGAGAACTACACTATTTCTGCAACCAAAGAAATATCCAGAGTTGCAGAAATCACCTCAAGCAAACTGATATTTACTTCATCTGAGCTTCCGTACAAAAGAAATATTCATGGAAATTCAGTCATGGGCGCTTCACACACAGGAGAAAGGAGAACATGGTTGCAAGAAATGAATATTTTAACGGAAATAAATAGCTGCGCAAAAGTTTCACCCGcaaatacactcaaataaaAGTTAACCACATTTCTGGTGCTGAATTCTGGGTCTTCCTTTTGCATAGATTTCAGTTAGGCGAACTTAGTTTAATGGATTCCTTTAATTGGTTCAATAAGGGCCAATTTTGTGATATAGTATATGCCCTGGCTGGAAAACAAGCCTTTGTAAATGGGCTGCAATCTGTCAGTGCATGCACTGAATAAACTTTCTTTATtagtcaaaagaaagaaagaaataaaatgaagaaatctTCACCTTTAACAGTAAATCCACGCCAACAAAAAGACCTGAAACCATGAATGTACGTGCTAAAGTCTCCAAACAGCTCGCATAGTTCTCCCTAAGTAAGAACGCCACTATGCTAATCTCCAGAAATAACATTGAAGACGTTGCAAACATTGACAGAACAATCCAAGCCACCTGCTTCCCTGGAGTGCACTGCCATACCTGCTTTGCCAAAATTTGGATGGGTGAAGCAATAACACTTGAGGAACAGCAGTACATACAAAGATTTTATAGTTTACAACTTCAATAACATTAAGAATACGTAGACCATAACAGTGTTACCACATAAGGTAAGACAGGTTCCAAACTTGGATAcagccccttttttttctagcaattttaacaaaaaacaaGCCCAAACAACCATCCAAGAGACGACAAACTTCCAATAACATTCTGTAACATAGAAATCGAAGAAAAGATTGACCACAATAATCAAGCGCAATTCTTTTTCTGCTGGATTCTGTTTAAGGACAGTTATAATTTCAGAATCAATGACCAAAGAATCATATGATGCTAATCAGAATCAATTTTATACTAATTTCGAGTCTTTTATTACAAAAATAGTGCAAAGGATATATTAAGTTAGGATTCGATCACCTTGCTTTTCTAGATATCCATATTCTTTCCTAATTCTCATTTCCACTCTATCTTCAGCAAAGATAATGGTAATACTACTATGTTTGCAAGGCACTAGCACCATTCTCTTTTATAACAGTAGTCTGCAACCTTTTGCACACCTCGACTATCACCGTGTAGTTGCATCCTTCTGCCAGTACAGTTACATGGTAACTCTTCCCGCACAGGGAACTTTTTTTGCCTCAACTGACATTAGAACCCTGATCTTTCATGGTCTTCACCAACTGTAATGAGTGTGCAAGTCAGTAGCAAAATCTGAGTTGATTGAATCGGAAATCTAGAGTCAAATGCGTAATACTTCCTTCTCATTATTTTGGGATGAGAATCGAATAAATGTGTCAGGTTACAACCACAACTCAGCTCATTAACCCAAAAATaataacaagaacaatcacaaaGTGATTTCATTTTGGGTAACATCTTCCTCAGCTTGCTTCCAACCAACAATCCAGAAAAGGAGAACGAAAAGAAGATCAATCGTGACAAGCAAATACAATATCGACCACCAAGGGACCtatcaaaaaagaaaaccgCCCTCCTTCCTAGTTTTGAAATACAGTGATCATCCCAAGCACCATCTGCCAGCCAATAACTAGAGCAAAGGGATCCCAGCTTAAGAAGCCACTCTCTACCTCAGCTCCCCTTAATGGCTCGAGCAGGACAAGCAATCTCAACTTTCACAATATTACCTTAGTTCTGTTAAAGCATCTAACTTTAGTTCTCACTTCCAACATGGATTTACCTCTCTTTTTGTAGTAAATAAGATTCACGTAtctagaaactacataaaaaatactactccctttcttcaatttgttcgtcttactttcctttttagtccatttaaaaaaagattgtctctttccttttttggcaactctttagttccaactctccaaatgtcatgtTTCATACCACAAaattaaaggatattttggcACATTCTATCCAtctagaccacaagattcaaaagtatttctttactttcttaaactccgtgccaattcaaaaccagacaaacaaacaaacaaattgaaacagagggagtactccacaacacaataaattaaagtgaaaaaacAATTAAGTACCTGAAGAAAGCACCAAGCAAGATTTAAAAGAGCAGCAAACCATAAAACACCATAGTATCCAATCATAACATACGACCGACGATGACTAAGCTTCTTAACATTGCTCCTACCATGAAACCCTAAGTACACTACAAACAAAGCCGACGGCAATACAAGTGCCACATCACGCCAGAACCCATGACACGTGGCTGCTGAGCTGGCAAACCGGAATATCAAGTGATCTAAACCGGCGGTTCCGGTCCCGGTTCCGCTAAAATTTGACATTAAGGGCATTGAATACTTGATTTTGAGATCATCGGAAACCTAAGGGTTAGTTGTGTCGGTGATGATTGATGGAGGGTGAAATCGGAAATTTTGGTATTATTTGGATGGGAAGGTTGACGTGGAGTGAAGATAAAGACAAAAGAATGACGTGTGGATATGGGGACACGTGGCAGTTTGTGGTGAAAGTAATCAGTGTATTTTACATTCACGTGCTTTTAGTGGAACTCGTTGGACTTCCCTTCAGCAGTTACTCCATCccttttcaaattatttatcgtttttTTTACACGTGAAATATTAATGAGGGGGTATTTGAttactttacccttatttatgtttGAATTATAATCATTTTTCTCTATTAAATATTTACTATACGTCAAATTTGAGACAATCATTTTCTGTAaccacgataaataatttgagacggaggaatCACTTATTTAGCTTCTGTGACTAATTGAAGAAACTTCCCGAAACGTGATGATTTTCGATTCTGTCAATTCCAGAATCAATTCCACTAGTAATATTCCTAAGCTTATTAACAACGACAAGACATTGCCAGAGAAATCAACAAAAATGATCAAATCTCTGGACGCTCAAAAATATTAAACTTTCCTTTGGACATAAAAAGTtcctttatttaaaaaatattttccaaataatatttgattatatattataataaagttttgattaGTTTTTTATGATGAGTTTTGTATATTGCAAAATCCGTGGACACCAAGTGGACGTATCAGAAGATGACACATGGCGATGGTGACGGCCGATTCGAGTCGACAACGACGGGCTCAAAAACATACGATGTTAGAAGAAGTAATTTGAATCACGTTGCATGGAGGTAAACTATAAAAGGACCGGAGAATCATGCCAACTCACTAGTCATACGTCATTCAATGCGGCCGTTACAAGAAGACTTTGCATCTCCCATGGGATTTTAATAGGCATTATTGTCATCTTTATTGTCCATCATTACTACGACATTAATTTCTAATGTTAATGGGGGCACGATTCATGGAACTTGTACCTCATAGCTCAAGTATAAATAGAGCTTCCATTTCATTGTAAGGGgcatctgaaaatacatacaAGAAATGACTTGCTCTTAGTTCCTAACTGCTCTTGTTCAATTAAGCAAAGTTCTGATTGTTCACTTGCCCGGAGATTTTAGCTCAAAAGCTTCTCCAAGGCTCAAGCTATTCTAACTCCTTATTTTCAGTTACATTTCGCTCATATTAAGTTCTATTGCTATTTATCTCATtattttaatgatattgatccaCGTGTCCTTGACCACGTATACATACTCAACTGAACCGATTTTAAGGGTAACcaagtttttcaagttttttgtttcatttacaaaattttcattttttttcaagtgaaataatgtccaaaacacaattttatattttttaacttgaaattcaaatagtattatttttcaaatgttACCCAATTGATGTCGAAACATCTACTAAGTACTCAAAAATAGGTGAACTAGTTTGACAATTGTCTCTAATGAATTATACCGAAGATAAAagtgatttattttttatattatgaaTAACCAGTTTTGATGGACCCATTTCACATTGTAGGCTAGTAAATCAATTAGAAAAACTTGGTATagaatttctttttgaaaacgAATTCATTGTTCCTTGACAACTTCGGTATCTTTAAAAAATGATGTCATACTACGGACGGCTAACTAAACAAGCCGAAAGTTCACTAAAACTTCAACTATAAGATTTACTGATTAGCCTATGTCCATTTGTATGTTAGTAGTATAATCCAGTCAAAAGCTTATTAAATCCAAACAAAAGGATCAAAATCTTTCACGCCCCACGCTTGATTTACATGTTGTACTTTTCCCGTTAATCCATAAGGATCTAGTCTGCTAGACAGACATCATCAAATAACACATTTTGATGAGAGATATGAACAAAGAGCTTAGAGAAAATTAGTGTTTTCTGAATTATATGAAGCCAGTAAACAAACAGAGAACTCATGTTTTGTCCAAAACAATGTTGATAAGGTATCAAGAGGTATTTCCAGATATATTACTCAAAAGAACCGGCACGAGACGCCTAATCGATTAGAATTGAAAAAATTCAGGCTGAGCACAGCATCTTTATGCACTCGTTTGACATGTTAGGCATAGCTGGTGTATTCGGCGGCTCCCTATTCAGTGCTATGCATGGTTCCTTGGTAAACTCTAGTGTGTACTATAATGGCTGGACCCTGGATTAGATTGGAAAGCCCGATAGGAAATCTAAGTTGTTGTGAAAGGGTACAGGAGGAGCTCACGAAAATTTCTGCCTTTTACATGACCAAAAATTCTCTCACAAAATAATCCatctttttttggtttattatttttgtaatgAAAAGTTTAGGGTAGATCTGTTTTAGTTTCTTGCTGTCAAATCACACAATTAACATCGAAGAGATGGATTCATTAATTGTTCTCAGACCAAATTCAAAACATTTTTTACTTGTCAATCTCGACGTAGAGGAATGTTAGACAATTTGCAAATATAGGCATGAGGATTGAGGTACTTGATGCTAGCTAGCTTATATTTTATGTTACGACATTTCCTTGGACATTAAaactaataaataaaaagaggTATTAAAAATACGTAAAGTACAAGATTTTCCTTCCCAACTAACAATTAAATAAGGGTACAAAAGATTTAAcatgttcttttatttttctctctttaagATTTGATTGCTTATGTTTATTGATTGCTTGTAATCGTATGCTTGTGTTGTTATTTGCTTAATTGGGATCTAAGTCCCACGCTAAttgttacatctcaaaaattttCGTGTCGTTCGCgtcataagtaaactaacggAAGCTcggagaggccatggaacccttatgaggttaagaaatacttttaataagtgctaagcaagtgtctaaaggtttcgggatcaagtgaaatgaaggaattaagtttgtcaaaattttggaaaaacttggcagaattccgGACAGAATTTTTTGTCCAAGTTGAGGGAGgtgtatctcctagaatatgaggagttattgaatgcata
This window harbors:
- the LOC132052368 gene encoding protein CANDIDATE G-PROTEIN COUPLED RECEPTOR 2-like — encoded protein: MPLMSNFSGTGTGTAGLDHLIFRFASSAATCHGFWRDVALVLPSALFVVYLGFHGRSNVKKLSHRRSYVMIGYYGVLWFAALLNLAWCFLQVWQCTPGKQVAWIVLSMFATSSMLFLEISIVAFLLRENYASCLETLARTFMVSGLFVGVDLLLKVIFIFGFGVPLFLDVEIADRGKWGVWFTHKLLLVTAYGYILFVHFSKWRDKLPPRPAFYNYVIVMFAATAVMLFACGLAGIGAHFGLWLYNLAVVCYHSLYLPFLYVTFLADFFKEEDWLLDSAYYSEMKDAGFFDADWE